Proteins encoded by one window of Natronomonas salsuginis:
- the cdd gene encoding cytidine deaminase: MEATALLAVAREAVDTSYAPYSTYHVGAAIETSDGTVFTGCNVENANYSNSIHAEELALSKAVEAGHREFEQVAVSSDRRDGVTPCGMCRQSLSEFCDDGLRIVCEGDADTTTYTLGELLPNTITSEHLE, translated from the coding sequence ATGGAGGCTACTGCGCTCCTCGCGGTCGCACGCGAGGCGGTCGACACGTCGTACGCGCCGTACTCGACGTACCACGTCGGGGCGGCGATCGAGACGAGCGACGGGACGGTGTTCACCGGCTGTAACGTCGAGAACGCCAATTACTCGAACAGCATCCACGCCGAGGAGTTGGCGCTGTCGAAGGCAGTCGAGGCCGGCCACCGCGAGTTTGAGCAGGTCGCAGTCAGTTCGGATCGCCGGGATGGCGTGACGCCGTGCGGGATGTGCCGACAGTCGCTGTCGGAGTTTTGCGACGACGGGCTCCGAATCGTCTGCGAGGGCGACGCCGATACGACGACGTACACGCTCGGCGAATTGCTCCCGAACACGATCACGAGCGAGCATCTCGAATGA
- the rocF gene encoding arginase has translation MDVRVIGAPMDLGADRRGVDMGPSAIRYAGLADSIRSLGHAIDDAGDLPVPRPEGRDPNAERPPNGNAKYLRETRWVCRRVESAVADALDEGAFPLVLGGDHSIAIGTINGVNKDRKLGVLWIDAHGDFNTPETTPSGNIHGMPVAAILGRSVFGEMEWARTDVEERNVAMVGLRDIGAEERTAIADSDVTVYTMSDIDNRGMVPIVEDALDAALDGVDRLHVSFDMDVLDPGEAPGVGTPVHGGVTYREAHTAMELIAGTDACVSMEVVEVNPILDSHNRTAELAVELVASGLGKQIL, from the coding sequence ATGGACGTACGAGTCATCGGCGCCCCGATGGATCTCGGAGCCGACAGGCGAGGTGTGGACATGGGACCCTCGGCGATCCGGTATGCGGGACTGGCCGACTCGATTCGCTCCCTCGGACACGCCATCGACGACGCCGGCGATCTGCCGGTTCCGCGCCCCGAAGGGCGTGATCCCAACGCGGAGCGGCCACCGAACGGGAACGCGAAGTACCTTCGCGAGACCCGATGGGTCTGTCGGCGCGTCGAGAGCGCGGTCGCCGACGCGCTCGACGAGGGAGCATTCCCCCTCGTGTTGGGCGGGGACCACTCGATCGCGATCGGAACTATCAACGGAGTGAACAAAGACCGGAAGCTCGGCGTGCTCTGGATCGACGCCCACGGCGATTTCAACACACCCGAGACGACGCCGAGCGGGAACATCCACGGGATGCCCGTCGCTGCGATACTCGGCCGTAGCGTGTTCGGGGAGATGGAGTGGGCCCGAACCGATGTCGAAGAGCGCAACGTCGCGATGGTCGGCCTCCGTGACATCGGCGCGGAGGAGCGAACGGCGATCGCGGACAGCGACGTCACCGTCTACACGATGAGTGACATCGACAACCGCGGGATGGTCCCCATCGTCGAGGACGCGCTGGACGCCGCGCTCGACGGCGTCGACCGCCTTCACGTGAGCTTCGACATGGACGTGCTTGACCCCGGCGAGGCCCCCGGCGTCGGGACGCCGGTTCACGGCGGCGTCACCTATCGAGAGGCTCACACGGCGATGGAGCTGATCGCGGGGACCGACGCGTGCGTCTCGATGGAGGTCGTCGAGGTGAACCCGATCCTCGATTCACACAACAGAACGGCGGAGCTCGCGGTCGAACTCGTCGCGAGCGGCCTGGGAAAACAGATCCTGTGA
- a CDS encoding NAD(P)/FAD-dependent oxidoreductase, with product MTDDVVVLGSGYAGTGAIKKLESGLDGEADLTWISDVDHHLVLHESHRCIRDPDIQSKITFDTSELKAPSTRFIHGRVDGIDTDDRVLTLADDSTVEYDYLLVGFGSKTAFFGIDGLEEHSLVLKSLADALEIHDEITDAAREASRSDPAQVIVGGAGLSGIQSAGEIAEFRDKHRAPLEIHLVEGLDSVFPNNDPVVQAKLRKLLKQKDVEIHTGEFIGEVDAETVYIGEEKQLDYDVLLWTGGITGQDAAETVNVDKDERSNRIEAASNFQTSDERVFAIGDAALIDQPGDQPAPPTAQAAWQAAEVVGENIARAIRGQPLKEWEFDDKGTLISVGSKAVAHDIKGLPIDTFGGPAAKVLKKTVAARWINKVTGFGDAAKAFPNM from the coding sequence ATGACAGACGATGTCGTCGTGCTCGGGTCCGGTTATGCCGGCACCGGCGCAATCAAGAAACTCGAATCGGGGCTCGATGGCGAAGCGGATCTCACCTGGATCTCGGACGTCGATCACCACCTCGTTCTCCACGAATCCCACCGCTGCATCCGCGACCCCGACATCCAATCGAAGATCACCTTCGACACGTCGGAGCTCAAAGCGCCCTCCACGCGATTCATCCACGGCCGAGTCGATGGGATCGATACCGACGATCGGGTTCTCACGCTCGCCGACGACTCGACCGTTGAGTACGATTACCTGCTCGTCGGCTTCGGTTCGAAGACCGCCTTCTTCGGCATCGATGGGCTCGAAGAGCATTCGCTGGTGCTCAAGAGTCTCGCCGACGCCCTAGAGATTCACGACGAGATCACGGACGCGGCACGGGAAGCGTCCCGAAGCGACCCCGCACAGGTCATCGTCGGCGGCGCCGGCCTTTCGGGGATCCAGTCCGCCGGCGAGATCGCCGAGTTCCGCGACAAACACCGCGCGCCGCTCGAGATCCACCTCGTCGAGGGGCTCGACAGCGTCTTCCCGAACAACGACCCCGTCGTCCAGGCGAAGCTCCGGAAGCTCCTCAAGCAGAAGGATGTCGAGATCCACACAGGCGAGTTCATCGGCGAGGTCGACGCCGAGACCGTCTACATCGGCGAAGAGAAGCAACTCGACTACGATGTGCTGCTGTGGACCGGCGGCATCACGGGCCAAGACGCCGCCGAGACCGTCAACGTCGACAAGGACGAGCGGAGCAACCGGATCGAAGCCGCCTCGAACTTCCAGACTTCCGACGAGCGCGTGTTCGCGATCGGCGACGCCGCGCTCATCGACCAACCCGGCGACCAGCCCGCACCGCCGACGGCGCAAGCGGCCTGGCAGGCAGCGGAGGTCGTCGGCGAGAACATCGCTCGCGCGATCCGCGGACAGCCGCTCAAGGAATGGGAGTTTGACGACAAAGGGACGCTCATCTCGGTCGGCAGCAAGGCCGTCGCTCACGACATCAAGGGGCTTCCGATAGACACCTTCGGCGGTCCGGCCGCGAAGGTCCTGAAAAAGACCGTCGCAGCACGATGGATCAACAAGGTCACCGGCTTCGGGGACGCCGCGAAGGCGTTCCCGAACATGTAA
- a CDS encoding cytochrome-ba3 oxidase subunit has translation MDSASISPRVAVAVGVLALAPVAWYGLASSGTAGLVSAINVALILIGLFVATGPANGSDHHGHASA, from the coding sequence ATGGATTCGGCTTCGATCTCTCCGAGGGTGGCGGTCGCCGTCGGCGTGCTCGCGCTCGCCCCGGTCGCCTGGTATGGTCTCGCTAGCTCGGGAACCGCGGGGCTCGTGTCGGCGATCAACGTCGCCCTCATCCTCATCGGACTGTTCGTCGCCACGGGGCCGGCAAACGGTTCGGATCACCACGGCCACGCGTCCGCCTGA
- a CDS encoding heavy metal translocating P-type ATPase: protein MTTTDHPSESTTAETSCRLCDLPTPTQPITDPDVDGEFCCRGCLEVQRSLGDLDDAAATAVKDAIEGDDSTDRTPDAEDEDGEAAFFAVDGMHCTTCEAFLEGRGRTRDGVYDVEASYATDTVRVRYDPDVLAEDDLLEILSGYGYTAGRRKDGSPGGDANETAAFLAGGGFFGMMVMVMYAFFLYPTYFGYAPVVDFGGYDGLYVFGYIWIMSSFVLFYTGWPILRGAYVSLRAGVPNMDLLVALAALSAYVYSTLAMGVGRTDLYFDVSVAIILVVTGGSYYERKIKQRAVGRLSALTEQSIDDARRADGETVPIDAVEPGDRLLVRPGERVPLDGEIVEGSAAVDESLVTGESAPVGKRPGDPVAGGTVVTDAPIVIEVDDPATSTLDRLVELLWEIQSSTPGVQRLADRLATVFVPIVIVISGATVAWTLLSGGGFTTAMLLGLTVLIVSCPCALGLATPLAIASGIKTATDRGIIVTAEAVFEDAPEIETVVLDKTGTLTEGAMSVVSVHGEHPDEVVRRAAAVESLSEHPIAAAIVEYASDSTASSTGAATDGGTAAVDPDTFDRASRGVSAPVDGAETVVGHPDLLRERGLSIDAEIQRRIEATRDAGDVPVVVGWGGRARGVIVVGDTPRSEWRETVETLAADRDIIVLTGDEGAAADRFRSVDGVSEVFDGVPPEAKAETVRRLRRRGPVAMVGDGSNDAPALAAADLGVALGSGTKLAGDAADAVVVDDDLRAIPETFQIAERTNGRIGQNLGWAFVYNGLAIPLAVAGLLNPLLAAVAMAASSTLVVANSSRSLGPFDRDEP from the coding sequence ATGACCACCACTGACCATCCATCAGAGTCGACGACCGCCGAGACGAGCTGTCGGCTCTGTGATCTTCCGACGCCGACGCAGCCGATAACCGACCCCGATGTCGACGGCGAGTTCTGCTGTCGCGGCTGTCTCGAAGTCCAGCGCTCGTTGGGTGACCTCGACGACGCGGCGGCGACGGCGGTCAAAGACGCCATCGAAGGCGATGACTCGACGGATCGAACACCGGACGCCGAAGACGAGGACGGCGAAGCCGCGTTCTTCGCCGTCGACGGGATGCACTGTACGACCTGTGAGGCGTTCCTCGAGGGCCGGGGACGAACCCGAGACGGCGTCTACGACGTCGAAGCCAGCTACGCGACCGACACCGTCCGCGTTCGGTACGACCCCGACGTGCTCGCCGAGGACGACCTCCTCGAGATCCTGTCCGGATACGGCTACACCGCCGGTCGCCGCAAGGACGGCTCGCCGGGCGGAGACGCGAACGAGACCGCCGCGTTCCTCGCCGGCGGCGGCTTCTTCGGCATGATGGTGATGGTCATGTACGCGTTCTTTCTGTATCCGACGTACTTCGGATACGCCCCCGTCGTCGACTTTGGCGGTTACGATGGGCTGTACGTCTTCGGGTACATCTGGATCATGTCGTCGTTCGTCCTCTTTTACACCGGGTGGCCGATCCTTCGCGGGGCGTACGTCAGCCTCCGCGCAGGCGTTCCGAACATGGACCTCCTCGTCGCGCTCGCCGCGCTGAGCGCCTACGTGTACAGCACCCTCGCGATGGGCGTTGGCCGGACCGACCTCTACTTCGACGTGTCGGTCGCCATCATCCTCGTGGTGACCGGCGGCAGCTACTACGAGCGCAAGATCAAACAGCGCGCCGTCGGCCGGCTGTCGGCGCTCACGGAGCAGTCGATCGACGACGCGCGCCGTGCGGACGGGGAAACGGTCCCCATCGACGCCGTCGAACCGGGCGACAGACTCCTCGTTCGCCCCGGCGAGCGCGTTCCCCTCGACGGTGAGATCGTCGAGGGAAGCGCCGCCGTCGACGAGTCGCTCGTGACCGGCGAGTCCGCGCCCGTCGGTAAGCGCCCTGGCGATCCGGTCGCCGGCGGCACGGTCGTGACCGACGCGCCGATCGTGATCGAGGTCGACGATCCCGCGACGAGCACGCTCGACCGGCTGGTGGAACTGCTCTGGGAGATCCAGAGTTCGACGCCGGGCGTCCAGCGGTTGGCCGACCGGCTCGCGACAGTCTTCGTCCCGATCGTCATCGTCATCTCGGGCGCGACGGTCGCGTGGACGCTGCTCTCGGGCGGTGGGTTCACGACTGCCATGCTCCTCGGATTGACCGTCCTCATCGTTTCTTGCCCGTGCGCGCTGGGGCTCGCGACGCCGTTGGCCATCGCGTCGGGGATCAAGACGGCGACCGACCGTGGGATCATCGTGACCGCCGAGGCGGTGTTCGAGGACGCCCCGGAGATCGAAACCGTCGTGCTAGACAAGACGGGGACGCTGACCGAGGGGGCGATGTCCGTGGTCTCGGTGCACGGCGAGCATCCCGACGAGGTTGTCCGCCGCGCCGCGGCGGTCGAGTCGCTCTCCGAACATCCGATCGCGGCCGCCATCGTCGAGTACGCCTCGGATTCGACGGCCTCCTCGACCGGCGCAGCGACGGATGGCGGCACGGCGGCCGTCGATCCGGACACGTTCGATCGGGCGTCCCGGGGCGTCAGCGCCCCGGTCGACGGCGCCGAGACCGTCGTCGGACACCCGGATCTACTCCGCGAACGCGGCCTCTCGATCGACGCCGAGATCCAGCGACGGATCGAAGCCACCAGGGACGCAGGCGACGTGCCGGTCGTCGTCGGCTGGGGCGGGCGCGCACGCGGCGTCATCGTCGTCGGCGACACCCCTCGAAGCGAGTGGCGAGAGACGGTCGAGACGCTCGCAGCGGATCGCGACATCATTGTATTGACCGGTGACGAGGGAGCCGCGGCCGATCGGTTCAGGTCGGTCGACGGCGTCTCGGAGGTGTTCGACGGCGTCCCCCCGGAGGCGAAAGCCGAGACGGTCAGACGGCTCAGACGACGCGGCCCGGTCGCGATGGTCGGCGACGGGAGCAACGACGCGCCGGCGCTCGCTGCGGCCGATCTCGGGGTCGCGCTGGGAAGCGGGACGAAACTCGCGGGCGATGCGGCCGACGCGGTCGTCGTCGACGACGACCTCCGGGCGATTCCGGAGACGTTCCAAATTGCCGAGCGAACGAACGGCCGGATCGGACAGAATCTCGGCTGGGCGTTCGTCTACAACGGCCTCGCGATCCCGCTCGCCGTCGCCGGACTGTTGAATCCGCTGTTGGCCGCGGTCGCGATGGCGGCGTCGAGCACGCTCGTCGTGGCGAACTCGTCGCGATCGTTGGGACCGTTCGATCGCGACGAACCGTGA
- a CDS encoding TspO/MBR family protein, translated as MRYRSLLSTSRGDLLRTAGFVVAVNLVGTLPAVFVGSNTDWIDRPSFYPPEIAFPIVWTALFTLMGIALSVVWAHGFGRRDVRLALSAFGVQFALNLAWTPIFFGLRRPDLGLAVIAVLWVAVVVTIVAFHRVDRRAAALLVPYLLWVSFAAVLNYAIYAS; from the coding sequence GTGCGGTATCGTTCGCTCCTGTCGACCTCGCGCGGTGACCTCCTCCGAACCGCCGGCTTCGTCGTCGCCGTCAATCTCGTGGGTACGCTCCCCGCCGTCTTCGTCGGCTCGAACACCGACTGGATCGACCGCCCCTCGTTTTATCCACCGGAGATCGCCTTCCCGATCGTCTGGACGGCGCTTTTCACCCTCATGGGAATCGCGCTGTCGGTCGTCTGGGCACACGGGTTCGGTCGGCGCGACGTCCGACTCGCGCTGTCGGCGTTCGGGGTACAGTTCGCACTCAATCTTGCGTGGACCCCGATCTTCTTCGGGCTGCGACGCCCGGACCTCGGGCTCGCGGTGATCGCCGTCCTCTGGGTCGCCGTCGTCGTGACGATCGTCGCCTTCCACCGTGTCGACCGGCGCGCGGCCGCGCTGCTCGTCCCGTATCTGCTGTGGGTGTCGTTCGCCGCGGTGCTCAACTACGCCATCTACGCGAGTTGA
- a CDS encoding HTH domain-containing protein gives MSSIELTPSQKTILQELINLFRESESAVKGEDIAEKVDRNPGTIRNQMQSLKALQLVEGVPGPKGGYKPTATAYDALKIQEMDQAADVPFRHNGELITGANVQEIDLTSVHHPELCRAEIKLQGSMSEFTEGDSISVGPTPLSKLLIEGTLEGKDNTNNTLILTIDNMAAPAGDEEPLH, from the coding sequence ATGTCATCGATCGAACTTACTCCCAGTCAGAAGACGATTCTTCAGGAACTCATCAACCTCTTTCGCGAGTCCGAGAGCGCGGTCAAAGGCGAGGACATCGCCGAGAAGGTCGACCGGAACCCGGGGACGATCCGAAATCAGATGCAGAGCCTCAAGGCGCTCCAACTGGTTGAGGGCGTACCCGGACCGAAGGGTGGATACAAACCGACGGCAACGGCGTACGACGCGCTGAAGATTCAGGAGATGGATCAGGCGGCCGACGTCCCGTTCCGTCACAACGGCGAACTGATCACGGGGGCGAACGTCCAGGAGATCGATCTGACGAGCGTCCACCACCCCGAGCTGTGTCGCGCCGAAATCAAACTCCAGGGATCGATGTCCGAATTCACCGAGGGCGACTCGATAAGCGTCGGGCCGACCCCCCTGTCGAAGCTGCTGATCGAGGGAACACTCGAGGGGAAGGACAACACGAACAACACGCTCATCCTCACGATCGACAACATGGCCGCACCGGCTGGCGACGAGGAGCCGCTTCACTAA
- a CDS encoding sulfite exporter TauE/SafE family protein, with protein MGAATPAAALAVIAQSHDHGSATAITAGNIDLLVFLVVGLFAGAHCLGMCGPLVTTYADRFNPQRGSTSKRGNALTLYEVRQHALFNLGRAGSYALLGGLFGLLGGLAFTSVDAVAAIGNDVRAGVGILVGVAIIASGAYYLRGQSGVPHGIPVVGSLFARISGLLTGRIDRLANSPGIVGLGAIHGLLPCPIIYPAYLYAFALGDPIRSALSLGVLGLGTIPTLFVYGTALGSLGTANRVRLHRVLGAAFIVLGYIPLQHGLMLYGIHLPHPPIPFYQPL; from the coding sequence ATGGGAGCCGCCACACCGGCTGCCGCTCTCGCCGTCATCGCCCAGAGCCACGACCACGGCTCGGCGACGGCGATCACGGCCGGAAACATCGACCTCCTGGTATTTCTCGTCGTCGGCTTGTTCGCCGGCGCGCACTGTCTCGGCATGTGTGGGCCGCTCGTGACTACCTACGCGGACCGGTTCAACCCCCAACGTGGCTCCACGTCCAAGCGCGGCAACGCGTTGACGCTGTACGAAGTGCGCCAGCACGCGCTGTTCAACCTCGGCCGCGCCGGCAGTTACGCGCTCTTGGGCGGGCTGTTCGGCCTGCTCGGCGGCCTGGCGTTCACCTCGGTCGACGCGGTCGCGGCGATCGGAAACGACGTTCGGGCGGGGGTCGGAATCCTCGTCGGCGTCGCCATCATCGCCAGCGGCGCCTACTACCTCCGGGGGCAGTCGGGCGTCCCGCACGGCATCCCGGTCGTCGGCTCGCTCTTCGCTCGAATCTCGGGACTGCTCACCGGGCGCATCGACCGACTCGCGAACTCACCCGGAATCGTCGGCTTGGGTGCGATCCACGGATTACTCCCCTGTCCGATCATCTACCCGGCGTATCTGTACGCGTTCGCCCTCGGCGATCCGATACGGAGCGCGCTGTCGCTCGGCGTCCTCGGCCTCGGGACGATTCCGACGCTGTTCGTCTACGGGACCGCGCTGGGATCGTTGGGGACTGCAAACCGGGTTCGACTCCACCGGGTGCTCGGTGCCGCCTTCATTGTGCTCGGCTACATCCCGCTCCAGCACGGACTGATGCTCTACGGTATCCATCTACCGCACCCACCGATCCCGTTCTACCAACCACTCTAA
- a CDS encoding cytochrome oxidase — translation MSSELEREIGHDEFDPKGTLALIMVYFLILVVLWIFMYFVEFLGNDLTVVGVIA, via the coding sequence ATGAGCTCAGAGCTTGAACGGGAGATCGGACACGACGAGTTCGATCCGAAAGGAACGTTAGCGTTAATAATGGTATATTTTCTGATACTCGTCGTCCTGTGGATCTTCATGTACTTCGTTGAGTTCCTCGGGAACGACCTGACCGTCGTCGGAGTGATCGCATGA
- a CDS encoding b(o/a)3-type cytochrome-c oxidase subunit 1 yields the protein MSVEGSTYIDQFPSEAKLIRTAFYSSFVALFVGALMGLLQVFHRLDIARIVESADYYSLLTLHAVLLVLTFTIFFLVAIFTWAVTTSLDRGLESMRFAWAWYGLMVAGTLMAGIAILGAFIPGLDMSAAVLYTFYAPLQAHPLFYLGLVVFIVGTWIAGFDWFRSWWAWKRENPDERIPLPTFMALTTTLFWYLSSLGVAISVLVFLLPWSLGIFDQVNALLTRTLFWYFGHAVVYFWLMPAYMLWYTLLPKISGGKLFSDPLARVVFVLFLILSTPTGIHHQYLDPGIAEGFKFIVMVNTMFLLLPSLLTAFTVVASMEHGARQRGGSGTFGWLRALPWRDPVFAGMALAGLMFAAAGFSGMINAGMNINYLVHNTWWVVGHFHLTIGTAVALTFMAVTYWFLPQMTGKKLWSKTAGLVQVLLWFLGMTFMSNSMHRQGLIGVPRRTAEPEYRGFEYEVAVGSMSELNMQIAIGGTLLFISALLFLFIVGMTVLGSRTDGIADNGFADTLSGPEDAPRVLDNLKLWTIIAVLLVILAYSLPLASIISRGGVFGPGGSPSPQFIESVLLYGEVAVDTASKVVS from the coding sequence ATGAGCGTCGAAGGAAGCACGTACATCGATCAGTTCCCGAGCGAGGCGAAGCTCATTCGCACGGCGTTTTACAGTTCCTTTGTCGCGCTCTTCGTCGGCGCGCTGATGGGCCTGTTGCAGGTGTTCCACCGGCTCGACATCGCTCGGATCGTCGAGTCGGCCGACTACTACTCATTGCTCACGCTACACGCCGTCCTGTTGGTGTTGACGTTCACGATCTTCTTCCTCGTCGCCATCTTCACGTGGGCCGTCACGACGAGTCTCGACCGTGGTCTCGAAAGTATGCGCTTCGCGTGGGCCTGGTACGGACTCATGGTGGCCGGAACGCTCATGGCCGGTATCGCCATCCTCGGCGCGTTCATCCCAGGACTCGACATGAGCGCGGCCGTTCTCTACACGTTCTACGCGCCGCTACAGGCGCACCCGCTGTTCTATCTCGGTCTCGTGGTCTTCATCGTCGGCACGTGGATCGCCGGCTTCGATTGGTTCCGCTCGTGGTGGGCGTGGAAACGCGAAAACCCAGACGAGCGGATCCCGCTGCCGACGTTCATGGCGTTGACGACGACTCTGTTTTGGTATCTCTCCAGCCTCGGCGTGGCCATTTCCGTGCTCGTCTTTCTTTTGCCGTGGTCGCTCGGTATCTTCGATCAGGTCAACGCGCTCTTGACCCGAACGCTGTTTTGGTACTTCGGTCACGCTGTCGTGTACTTCTGGCTGATGCCGGCGTACATGCTGTGGTACACTCTGCTGCCGAAGATCTCCGGCGGAAAACTGTTCAGTGATCCGCTCGCACGCGTGGTCTTCGTCCTCTTTTTGATCCTCTCGACGCCGACCGGAATTCACCACCAGTACCTCGACCCCGGAATCGCGGAGGGGTTCAAGTTCATCGTCATGGTGAACACGATGTTCCTGCTGTTACCGAGCCTGTTGACGGCCTTTACCGTCGTCGCCAGTATGGAACACGGGGCTCGCCAGCGCGGCGGGTCGGGCACGTTCGGGTGGCTCCGTGCGCTCCCGTGGCGTGACCCGGTGTTCGCCGGCATGGCGCTTGCCGGACTGATGTTCGCCGCCGCCGGATTCTCCGGGATGATCAACGCCGGCATGAACATCAACTACCTCGTCCACAACACGTGGTGGGTCGTCGGTCACTTCCACCTCACCATCGGGACCGCCGTGGCCCTGACGTTCATGGCTGTCACGTACTGGTTCCTCCCACAGATGACCGGCAAGAAGCTCTGGAGCAAGACGGCCGGCCTTGTGCAGGTCCTGTTGTGGTTCCTCGGCATGACCTTCATGTCGAACTCGATGCACCGGCAGGGCCTGATCGGCGTTCCGCGCCGGACCGCGGAGCCCGAGTACCGCGGCTTCGAGTACGAGGTCGCGGTCGGTTCGATGAGTGAACTCAACATGCAGATCGCCATCGGCGGCACGCTGCTTTTCATCTCGGCGCTGCTTTTCCTCTTCATCGTCGGGATGACGGTCCTGGGAAGCAGAACCGACGGGATCGCCGACAACGGGTTTGCCGACACGCTGTCTGGCCCCGAGGACGCACCGCGGGTCCTCGATAATCTGAAGCTGTGGACCATAATCGCGGTCTTGCTCGTGATCCTTGCATATTCGCTACCGCTCGCCTCGATAATCAGCCGCGGCGGCGTCTTCGGTCCCGGTGGAAGCCCGTCGCCGCAGTTCATCGAGTCGGTCCTTCTCTACGGAGAGGTCGCAGTCGACACCGCGTCGAAGGTGGTTTCCTGA
- the udp gene encoding uridine phosphorylase yields MSRESEDPSDEEQYHIELREGDIAGPVLLPGDPERTEIIAELWDNAEELASHREYRTLTGTYGGEPVAVTSTGIGSPSAAIAVEELARIGADTFVRVGSCGAIQPEIEIGDLVITTGAVRQEGTSDEYVGEEYPASAHGEVVTALVTAAERLGHEYHLGVTCSTDSFYAGQSRPGFGGFRAAGAEARLEALREAGVLNFEMEASAILTLASLYGLRAGAVCTVYANRVTGEFRTEGQRKAAETASLAAALLTEMDRIKRAAGVDRWHAGLSLDAR; encoded by the coding sequence ATGAGCCGGGAAAGCGAGGATCCAAGCGACGAGGAACAGTATCACATCGAACTTCGTGAGGGGGACATCGCGGGACCGGTGTTGTTGCCCGGAGATCCTGAGCGAACCGAGATCATCGCCGAGCTGTGGGACAACGCTGAGGAACTCGCGAGCCACCGGGAATACAGGACGCTCACCGGAACGTACGGGGGCGAACCGGTCGCGGTCACCTCGACCGGTATCGGTTCCCCGTCGGCCGCGATTGCCGTCGAGGAACTCGCGCGGATCGGCGCGGACACGTTCGTTCGGGTCGGCTCGTGTGGCGCGATTCAACCGGAGATCGAGATCGGTGACCTCGTCATCACAACGGGTGCGGTCCGACAGGAGGGGACGAGCGACGAGTACGTTGGGGAGGAGTATCCCGCGAGCGCCCACGGGGAGGTCGTGACCGCGCTCGTGACCGCCGCCGAACGACTCGGCCACGAGTATCACCTCGGCGTCACCTGCTCGACGGATTCTTTTTATGCGGGGCAGTCTCGACCGGGATTCGGCGGCTTTCGAGCCGCGGGTGCGGAAGCGCGCCTCGAAGCGCTCCGCGAGGCCGGCGTTCTCAACTTCGAGATGGAGGCGAGCGCGATCCTGACGCTCGCGAGCCTATACGGGCTCCGCGCCGGGGCCGTCTGTACCGTCTACGCGAACCGCGTCACGGGTGAGTTCCGGACGGAGGGGCAGCGAAAGGCGGCGGAAACGGCGTCGTTGGCGGCAGCGCTGCTGACGGAGATGGACCGCATAAAGAGAGCGGCGGGCGTGGATCGGTGGCACGCCGGATTGTCGCTCGACGCCCGGTAA